The Pseudomonas saponiphila DNA window AGTACTGCTGCATCATTGGGGTGTGGCTTGAAAGGTCCGTCATTCGTGGGGTTTGGCTCGTTGTGTCTATTTGACAATGATAAATTGTCTAATACTACAGTGATTTTTTCGGCATTGCCGGAGGCTCTGCCACGTCAATTCTGCGTAGTCGCAGGTAGCGGGCGGTCATCTTGGCGTCGGTGTGTCCGCCCAGCTTTTGTGCGTCGTTGCCCTGGTCGTCGGTGTCGGTCAGTGACTTGGCGCGCAGGTCATGAATGGTTGCGTCGGCCACCTCGGCCCGCTTGCATGCAAGCGCGAAGGCGGCTTTCACCGAGCTGTAATGTACCGGTTTACCGCCGCGAGGTGAGCAGAACAGGGTCAAGCCGCGGATCTTCCGTGGCAGGGCCTTGATCCTGCTGATCAGTTCTTCCAGATCTGGAGTCATTCGAACGATCAGGCGGGCGCCGGTCTTTTCTTGAGTGAAGGCAATCCCCTCGGTTGTAATATCCGCCAGCCGTATCGACAGAACATCGCCGATGCGTTGCCCGGTCAAGTAACCCATCTCATAAATCACCCTCATGTTATCGCTCGACTTACCGCAGATCGCGGCAAACTCGGCGTGGGTGATGTACCTGTCGCGCTGCTTTTCGGGATGCCGGCGAATGCCAGTGCAAGGATTGAAGTCAACCATCTGCTGTTCCAGGGCGTAGGTGAATACGCCTCTCAGAACGGATATCACGCGGTTGGACATGTTCGGAGTGTCCGCCATGTGCATCTTGAGTTTCGCGACGTGCCTGGGCAGTACGTCGCGCGGTTCGAACTCCGCAAAGGCTTCTTTCAGCCTTACGGCTGCGGCCTGGTATTGAACAATGGTGTTTGGCTTGAGCTTCTT harbors:
- a CDS encoding tyrosine-type recombinase/integrase, giving the protein MRPRKKDRHLPACMYEKHGAYYLVRKGKWKRLGSDFQAALAEYAKIIDSGSQGGMGKLIDDALEQMSKKLKPNTIVQYQAAAVRLKEAFAEFEPRDVLPRHVAKLKMHMADTPNMSNRVISVLRGVFTYALEQQMVDFNPCTGIRRHPEKQRDRYITHAEFAAICGKSSDNMRVIYEMGYLTGQRIGDVLSIRLADITTEGIAFTQEKTGARLIVRMTPDLEELISRIKALPRKIRGLTLFCSPRGGKPVHYSSVKAAFALACKRAEVADATIHDLRAKSLTDTDDQGNDAQKLGGHTDAKMTARYLRLRRIDVAEPPAMPKKSL